The Penicillium digitatum chromosome 6, complete sequence genome has a window encoding:
- a CDS encoding Glucosyltransferase, with protein MAPPTPSSHRPRKKRKVAISPGSNNNLILDLGEWKQSPAFPLVSFLWAARAGVSQWLILPLVLMAVGLFRWAVSLWGYSGFQVPPMHGDFEAQRHWMEITTHLPLAKWYTYDLQYWGLDYPPLTAYHSWLLGKIGSAFDPTWFALDASRGFEDPRLKVYMRATVVASEYCVFIPAVVNFLRRYTRMQGVHAWSASIALVAILLQPANILIDHGHFQYNTVMLGLVVASLDAILAGRMLWACIFFVGALGFKQMALYYAPVMFAYLLGVCTFPRINIPRLVSIALITLATFALLLAPLMVGASNAEAREAFASSPVPPLLQALPIQMDNNSVTYGLLFQLMQIIHRVFPFARGLFEDKVANAWCAIHTFYKLTRFDATFLQRASLGATLASIIVPCAIIFRHPRASLLLPALSAVSWGFFLFSFQVHEKSVLLPLLPMTLLLAGNGGLSKATRAWVGWANVLGSWTMYPLLKRDELRVPYIVMTLLWAYLLGLPPTSFETYRSRPSLEDSNTQFEPSTLTALLHFGFYLAMIAWHILEAFVAPPLGKPDLWVVLNALIGAGGFGIAYLWCMWKLYTQCRQISRQVTEEESQKKKQ; from the exons ATGGCCCCTCCAACACCCTCCTCGCACCGCCCCCGCAAGAAGAGAAAGGTTGCCATCTCCCCCGGCTCTAACAATAACCTGATCTTAGATCTAGGCGAGTGGAAGCAATCACCAGCATTTCCACTGGTCTCTTTTTTGTGGGCTGCTCGGGCCGGCGTGTCTCAATGGCTGATCCTACCACTTGTCCTCATGGCCGTTGGTCTATTCCGATGGGCTGTGAGCCTATGGGGTTACTCCG GCTTTCAGGTTCCCCCGATGCATGGTGACTTTGAGGCACAGCGGCATTGGATGGAAATTACCACACATCTGCCTTTAGCGAAGTGGTACACATACGATCTGCAATACTGGGGTCTCGATTATCCACCATTGACCGCATACCACAGTTGGCTATTAGGAAAGAT TGGCTCCGCCTTCGACCCAACGTGGTTTGCCCTAGATGCCTCGCGAGGTTTCGAGGACCCCCGCTTAAAGGTTTACATGCGCGCCACCGTCGTTGCATCCGAATACTGTGTTTTCATCCCGGCCGTGGTCAATTTCCTCCGTCGCTACACTCGGATGCAGGGTGTCCATGCATGGTCCGCCTCAATTGCTCTTGTGGCAATCCTCCTTCAGCCAGCGAACATCCTCATCGACCATGGCCATTTCCAATATAACACAGTCATGCTGGGATTGGTAGTTGCGAGCTTGGATGCTATCTTGGCAGGGCGTATGCTTTGGGCTTGCATCTTCTTCGTTGGTGCACTAGGATTCAAGCAGATGGCGCTGTACTACGCACCAGTCATGTTCGCTTATCTTCTCGGTGTCTGCACATTCCCTCGAATCAATATTCCCCGCCTTGTGAGCATAGCCCTCATCACATTGGCTACTTTTGCTTTGCTTTTGGCTCCCCTTATGGTGGGTGCCTCCAATGCCGAAGCTCGAGAGGCATTTGCATCTTCTCCAGTACCACCTCTGTTGCAGGCACTTCCCATCCAGATGGACAACAACTCCGTTACATATGGGCTTTTGTTCCAATTAATGCAGATCATCCATCGGGTGTTTCCCTTTGCTCGTGGGCTCTTCGAAGACAAAGTTGCTAACGCTTGGTGCGCCATTCACACTTTCTACAAGCTCACCCGCTTTGACGCCACATTTTTGCAGCGAGCATCGCTCGGTGCCACATTGGCGTCAATCATTGTTCCTTGTGCTATTATCTTCCGCCACCCCCGGGCCtcgcttcttcttcccgcTTTATCTGCCGTCTCCTGGGgattcttcttgttctcttTCCAAGTCCATGAAAAGAGTGTGTTGCTGCCTCTACTGCCGATGACCTTGCTACTTGCTGGTAACGGTGGACTGAGCAAGGCAACACGCGCCTGGGTGGGCTGGGCCAACGTGCTTGGCTCGTGGACCATGTACCCCCTGCTTAAGCGCGATGAGCTCCGCGTTCCATACATCGTTATGACTTTGCTTTGGGCCTATCTACTCGGCTTGCCTCCTACTTCTTTCGAGACCTACCGAAGTCGGCCATCCCTTGAAGACTCCAATACCCAGTTCGAACCAAGCACACTCACAGCCCTCCTCCACTTTGGTTTCTATCTGGCCATGATTGCCTGGCATATCCTTGAGGCTTTTGTGGCTCCGCCACTCGGAAAGCCCGATCTTTGGGTGGTCTTGAATGCCCTGATCGGAGCCGGTGGGTTTGGAATTGCCTACCTGTGGTGTATGTGGAAACTATATACCCAATGTCGCCAGATCAGTCGGCAGGTGACCGAGGAGGAAAGccagaaaaagaagcagtgA